From Vicinamibacteria bacterium, a single genomic window includes:
- a CDS encoding HAD-IB family hydrolase has protein sequence MAKAAAFYDLDGTLIRTNLVHAFAFYARNDQGILRSVAQTAKTVLGIPVFAAADVYSRKVFNDIFFKWYKGQSEDRLRFLAQDLFDQVIRPGIYPGALELLAKSREMGLRQVVVTGALDLSIAPLLEYMGITDYVANRLEFESGRATGRLKPPVMASATKASWIRRYAEREGLSLNDCYAYADSMSDLPMLSVVGHPTATNPDVRLRSTALRHDWPIVSLR, from the coding sequence TTGGCCAAGGCGGCAGCCTTTTACGATCTGGACGGTACGCTCATTCGCACGAACCTGGTGCATGCGTTTGCCTTCTATGCCCGGAACGATCAAGGCATCCTGAGAAGCGTCGCCCAGACGGCGAAGACGGTGCTCGGAATTCCGGTGTTTGCCGCCGCCGACGTCTACAGTCGGAAGGTGTTCAACGACATTTTCTTCAAGTGGTACAAAGGGCAATCCGAGGACCGACTGCGATTCCTCGCCCAGGACCTCTTCGACCAGGTCATCCGCCCCGGGATTTATCCGGGCGCCCTCGAGCTTCTCGCAAAGTCGCGGGAAATGGGTCTTCGGCAGGTCGTCGTAACCGGCGCGCTCGACTTGAGTATCGCTCCCCTCCTGGAGTACATGGGTATCACCGATTATGTGGCCAACCGCCTGGAGTTCGAAAGCGGTCGGGCAACGGGTCGCCTGAAGCCCCCGGTGATGGCCAGCGCTACCAAGGCTTCCTGGATCCGCCGCTACGCCGAGCGTGAAGGCTTGTCGTTGAACGACTGTTACGCTTACGCCGACAGCATGAGCGACCTGCCGATGCTTTCCGTCGTCGGACATCCCACGGCGACCAACCCCGACGTCCGTCTGCGAAGCACGGCACTTCGTCACGACTGGCCGATCGTGAGCCTGAGGTAG